acatataatAATTGCATTCACCAGCATTTGCAACAAAAAATTTCCTATTAGAACCTGCTAGGATCTTCTCTTAATGACCTATAAATTTCGGTCATCTAGATACTATCCAAAAACAAACCTAGATGACCTCTAAAGTGTCAAAATGACTTCTAAAATTGAAAGTTAGATCAACTTTACCCCCATATCGAATTTTAGGAATCAATCAAACCCTCAAATTGgcaaattttgtaaaatttagggtaatttgacaaaattttgaAAACTTGAGGATTGGATTGATGCCTAAAATTAGATTTGGGTTAAAATGATCACGACCACCAATTTTAAGTGTCATTTCGACTCTTAATTCCTTCAAAAAATtgctatacatatatatacctatatgtTTCATGTACTACTACTACCACTTGGAGAAGCTATGATGGTGCTAGCAGCTCTTCTAAACCTTTAACCGCGTTATCAAGGGCGTAGATGATCATTTTCTTGATCTGTTGCAGAAATGAGTAAAAATAAGTAAACTCAGAAACTATGTAATCAAATCCTTTATGATTACTGtaaaaaatgtgtttttttaCCTCAAGTTTGTCTTCTCTAGCCTTGTGGTTCTTCGGAAGTTTCCTATACTCCTTGTTCAACCGAAGGCACTCATGGATATTTTCCGGAGAGACGAAATCCACAGCAACTTTTGTACAGGACTGTGTGAGGccaaaaagaagaaagaaagctTTAGTTCTATGGGATCAAAACAGTGTTGTTGTATAATAATTGTGTTATATGATCTTTATCTTGTTATTGTGTCGGAAATTGATAGCCGAATAAAGCGTGTGTCGAAATGTACCTTGAGATTTCTAACTTGGTGTGGGCAACCTGTAGGAATGAATACTGCCTCTCCAACATTTTGCTCAAATGTCCAAGGTTCAACTCCTATGAGTGTGACAATATTTAAGTAAATGAATAATTTGTAATGAAAGAAACagaaaatcaaaaataaaaacccGGGTTTCTTAAATGTACTAACCGAATTCCTCCTTGAGCTTCTTCTTATGCTCCAAAGTTAGATAGAAACTCTGATCATGTATTGGGTGCACAACCTGCACGAAATCAGGTCAACTATAAGTAAATTACAAATGTGACAGGTGGGCAATTCAGATTgtcgtgtcaaaatcgtgttatgtTACAACTCGTGTTTCAAAAGGTGGAATCAGTTACCTGTTTCACTGGTGAACAGAAGGTGTGTCTAAATTCCATGTAGTGCCTCCTCAGATATTCTTCTAACTTGGGGACATCTTCCCTCCTAAAGATATCCCATAGTGCGCCTCCTCCCGAGTTATCTGTTTCGTTTTCAGTTAGCTCGCCCTTCAGTCTAACTCTGTTTTGCTCATTGTCAGAAATCTCATATTCACCAGATTCAAAGGCATGCTTATCCAGCCCATTAGATTTTGATGCATCAAACTCGTCTTTCCAACTGTTACCGTACTCACCATTCACCTCATCTCTCACCAGACCTTCTCTTTCATCTTGTTTCCTATGTATATGTTTCAGCTGTTTTATAGCTGCATGCTGTTCTCCAGTTAAGGAGACCTCCGAAGTATGCGTCAATATGTTGACCTACATTAATAGAAAACTTTAGCTTATGAAAAATGTAATACCTACAAAAATCACATATTAACAGAATCGTTTTACAAGAAGCATAGGCATAACTCAAAGTCTAATTCTAATTTTGAAAAGCattttgacaaaataatttGAGAAGCCACaactatcaaaaaaaaattgagaagcCACATGTTAAACAAGTATAATGTACTTAAACGTACGTACCGCATCTGACATATCACAGTGAAGCTTTGTCACAGAATCCCCTCTTCCAAGTTCTTCTCGGGTTCCATAAGCAATGTAAGTTTTTGGACCCAAGTCTGGTTTGAGCATACCAGGTGGAAATTTCACAGCAATGTTGAGGATACCAGCCTTGGGATCACTGTATTCTTGAAAAGGCAAGGCACTGATAAACTCGTCACAGTGGCGCGGCAAAAGATCTTCAAATTTATCAGATGGGGGCCAATCCTTCAGCTTCAGCATCTGAGGCCAGAAGTTATGATATATTCTTCCTTCCATGTACCCCTTGAAAAATTGACGAGTCTTGATTTCCACCTGAATATTTCAACAAAATCAGCAAAAAgcagaaaaaaaatgatatcCAGATCTTGGCAGACATGtgactttgataaaaaaaaaaatacatggaACATTATTAGGCTTACCTCACAAGAAGCCAGGCAATCGATGGCTTTGACTTCAGACATCTTGGAGCTTGACTCGAGGTCCAAACTTTCACATAATGCACGCCACATGACCATTGGCTCCCAACTCAAATTAGGCGTTACCTTAAGGACATTACGAACTATAACAGGTTCGCCTTTAGCCCAATGCCTTTGGAACTTAAAAAGCTCTTGATCTTCTTGAATATCATCCAAAGCTGGACAATACAAGTCATTATCATCTGAGCCCTCTCTACAAGCTGCTTTCATCAACCCCTGTCTTCCAGTATCATAATCCTTTGGCATCAAACTAATCTGTTTTCCGTTATAAAGCCCCAGCAACTCTACAGCCTTCATCTTCAATTCTAAAATCCATCTCATTGGAAGGATACGCTTTAGCTCCAAGATGCAACCACCACAACCACCCAATTCTTTTGGCGCACAAAAAATGCTCCCATCATAATTTGCATTCCACATGAAATTCGATGCCTCAGTTAGATCCTTAGATGGCTCAGTTAGATCCTCAGGATTTTCGAGATCATGAGGCAGTGAATCTCCACCATGCATATAATCATAGCTTTGGTGTGTATATTGAAACTCCACTGCAGCAGGACTTTGCAAGCTTCCTTCACGAATTTCTTGACAACAGCTGAGGCAGAGTTCATAAGCACAATTCGGACATTTGCGGTGATAGTCAACAATTGAAGTTGCACAATGGTTGCTGCAGCAGAGCCCAGAAAAAGTCAAAAAATCAGTCTATACAATCATCTTTTTTTGTTCCTTTGCAATTTTTTCTTGGAAAGAGACTCTTACCAGTAGACACGCTCATCATTATAACAGTAATTCTCTGCTACCTCATGCAAAGGACCTGGTTACAATAGCATTttgttaagttaagttaaattCAAAACACAACTCGTAATAAAGCTAAAGGAAAATAGTAAAAGAAAAGCACCTATCCTAGCCTCAATTTGAACCTCTCGAGTTTGTTGTTCACAGATTTGTTCCATATAGGGAagaagggatttaatcaaatagTCCAGATGCTGAGCTTTTTCACAGTCGTCTATATCCCTTCTTGATGTCTGACaagaaatattattaatattcaGAAGAATCCAATAGCTTTTAATAGTGCAAAACAGCTTTTACAAACTGCCAATATTAGGATGCACAAAGGGATGCTTAAATAAACTTTCAATGCCAAAAAGCAACCATatgaatatttttattagatCTTTTGCAGCAAGATCTGCAAGCCTAAAATGGCATAAGATCAAAATAGATAGATCCAAGACATCTGATATCCTTGTATATCAAGAAGAGTATAACTTATCCCCCAAGCCTAATACAGAAATGGCATCTTGCAGTAACTTCTTTGCTTTTTTATGAAGTAAATGGAGTAAAAAAAGTCTAATGATGCTTCAAGATTACACACCTTTATCAGTCCAGTGGAGTGCAAACACACATTGCAGTTGCAATTGCTACGACAACATGGACATTGTTCTGCAACTTCTTCTTCTGTCATTTCCGGGTACCTGCAATAGAACAACAGAAAAGTAAGGATTCATGATAGTTTCTCATAATAGTTGATTATACTCAATTGGCGAACATTGTAACCAGAAAGTTTTACCATATTTTGATACAATGAACACAGTATATTTTGGATTTGCACTTAGTACAAGGGACGACAGTTTTTCTTTCAGCTTTCATGCACTGATGACACCTTGGTTTTGCTTTTGCTTTTGCTTttgctttggcctgctcaaacCAAATTGAAAATTCTTAAAACTGAAAAAGACACTTCAGTCAGTAAATATGCATCTTTCTTCCAAGAAAGAAATTACCTTTCGATCTCTTCTTGTAGATGTACAAGATCTATTGATGGCACTTCTATCTCTATTTGCACCAGAACCTGATGAACTAGAAGATGCAGATGAATAAGTCAATTTACTGCACTCGTTATCTACCATTTCATTATCTACCAATCTAGCTCTTTTCCGCCCTCTCATTTTTAAAATGCACAGAGCTTCTAAGACTTCATCTTCAGAATCTGTCTcttttttgctttttcttttacaATCTTCAGAAGGGCTCTCTGAAGAATCAGTTTTCTGTATAGCATAATCTATTTTGCTCCGCCGCTTCCTTGGGATTGCACTACCTCCTAAGAAATCAAAATCAGAAGGAGTTACCTTCGCTCTCTTTGTGCTCCTTCGGCTTGACCGTTCACCAGTATAATCTTCATCATCTCCACCTGATTTTCTCCCTCGTTTTTTGGCTCCATGACAAGAAACATGAGAGTCTCCAGCCATTTTCTGCAATTTCTCATCAGCATCCTGACTTAGCTTCACTCTCTTTTTTCCACCATCATCATTATCTTCACCATCAGAGGTTGCTCTAGCCTTCCTCTTCAATTTCCTATCATCACCGTCACCATCTGGTTTAACAACATCTGCCGCCATTCTCACTGCAAGTGcaatatccaaaattcacattcaAATAATCATATAAACTAAACACAACATGTCAATCGTAAATCACACATACAATTCAGAGCCAGAAATAAAAGTATAAGCTAACGCAATGACTGAAACAACTGAATTGACTGAGGTCAACTCAAccaatacatataatttacACATAACTCAATTGTAAAAAGAACGATGAACAATTAATAAAAACGCAATTCTTACTGCAAGTGCcaatatccaaaattcacattcaAATAATCATATAAACTGAACACAACATTGATTCTTCCTCCTTCACCATATCAATCGTAATCACACATACAATTCAGAGCCAGAAATAAACGTATAACCTAACGCAATGACTGAAACAACTGAATTGACTGAGGTCAACTCAACCAATACATATAATTCACACATAACTCAATCGTAAAAAGAACGATCAACAAATAACAAAATCGCAATTCATACGAATTAAAGAGGCAAAAAAAGCAACCTCACCCGAAATCGACGATAATGCAACGTATAACCTAACGCAATGACTGAAACAACTGAATTGACTGAGGTCAACTCAACCAATACATATAATTCACACATAACTCAATCGTAAAAATAACGATCAACAAATAACAAAATCGCAATTCATACGAATTAAAGAGGCAAAAAAAGAAACCTCACCCGAAATCGACGATAATGCAGTAGTGATCAGAACTGAAATCGACGCGGTGACTGAATCACGACTGATCGGAggtgagaaagaaagaaaaccgAGGCGATGGTGGAGATGTCAGACGGAGAGGAATGTGAACAGGATTTCTCCTCAAGGCAAAGTCAGTGTTCGCTGCGCTAGAACGAGCTGATCGAGAGATGCGCAGTGGGAAATCGCATCAGTATGGGGTGAAAGGTTGTTGCCCAACGCTATGGGAGTACTAACTAATCTAAAGAAGCGAGCAGCAGTTTTAGGGActaattaaaacaaaaccgTGGGTTTCTCCTTTTACTTAATTAATTTCCTTTTCCTTAATTTCTGAATTGATTCCATATTACCATAATTTGACCGacctattttaattttttaaaggtaaattcaaaaataaacaCTAGGTCCTGTTTGGCAAATAGTAGCGGTTAACTGTTAGCTAATACTGTTAACTGTTAGCTGATTATTATtttggttagctgatttgactagctgattgagTAGACTTGTTtcgtaaaaattagctgattgttaATAACTGTTTGTATAAAATAACCATAAACCCTACGGAGCCCCCTAAAGTTGCCCCCGAATTTAAAGGACAACCCATTAGGTACTCCAACTCCCTGAAAGTGACATAAtgtatctctttttttttttttaatctgagAAAATTCTGATCAATCGTCTTTTGGTTGATTTTCCATATGCAATGTGACTTTTACCTTCAAAAATTTTTTACCCTTTAGAGCATATTTCGTAATAACCTCTCTAAACTCTTACACACCTTGAAATATCATCCCGAAAGGCCACGTtgcaaatttttataaaaagaaaagttaCATTACATATGGGAAGTTAACCGGAAGGCGAGTGATCCTTATGGGTCAATATCTTCTTTGATTGAGGAAAAATAAAGGGTGAGTTATGTCACTTTTAGGGAATTTGAGTAGCTAATGGGTTGTCCCTTAAATTCGGGAGGTAAAGTGACCAAAACATACAACTTAGGGGGCTTAGTATGGTTTAGACCtataaaataacaattaaaaacatggtaaaatatttatttggggTTGAATTGTAGTAATTAGATAAAAACATTATTCAAAAGAGATgaagcaataagctaattgaaaaatacTTCTAAAActagctttttcaaaattagctttttaaaCCTAATAAACTTTTTTAAATCACTATTCACCATACACCACTATTAAAATTTTGATAATTAAACTTTCCAAAATAcctcaaatttctaattttatttcaaaaagTTGTTTATATGTAATCTGATGTGTTCACACTTACGttaatttcacaaatttttATAATAGGTAGCTTCTAtagttatttttataaaaggcTAGTTTCAATAGTCTTAAATTACTATTACTACTATTTTGATAGATATATGAACCGACTGATTCAACTCGTTTGGACCGGAACCGATCGCAATTGCATATAGGAGATAGTtcgaatttttaatttttagaaccgATCAGGTTAACTATGGACCATTTGATCCAATCTTAATTGAACGGTTTGATCCAATTATATAACAGGTatatttacttaaaaaaaattaataggcaTGAAAAATGATGTGTTTACATTTTTTATCAATTGCATTTTCTCCAAATCGGTTGGAATTGCTGATATGTTAATTTCTCAAATCAATAAATATTAGCATGGTTATAAGAACCAAATCGGACTGATCAATTCAACTCGATTCGAAACCGGTCACAATTGCAGGTTAGAGGTAGTTCGaatttttaatctttaaaaatggGCCAGAACAACTAGAGCCGATCAGGTTAAAGGTGGGCCGCTATATCCAATTAGACCCGGT
The sequence above is drawn from the Euphorbia lathyris chromosome 6, ddEupLath1.1, whole genome shotgun sequence genome and encodes:
- the LOC136233106 gene encoding lysine-specific demethylase JMJ26-like, coding for MAADVVKPDGDGDDRKLKRKARATSDGEDNDDGGKKRVKLSQDADEKLQKMAGDSHVSCHGAKKRGRKSGGDDEDYTGERSSRRSTKRAKVTPSDFDFLGGSAIPRKRRSKIDYAIQKTDSSESPSEDCKRKSKKETDSEDEVLEALCILKMRGRKRARLVDNEMVDNECSKLTYSSASSSSSGSGANRDRSAINRSCTSTRRDRKAKAKAKAKAKPRCHQCMKAERKTVVPCTKCKSKIYCVHCIKIWYPEMTEEEVAEQCPCCRSNCNCNVCLHSTGLIKTSRRDIDDCEKAQHLDYLIKSLLPYMEQICEQQTREVQIEARIGPLHEVAENYCYNDERVYCNHCATSIVDYHRKCPNCAYELCLSCCQEIREGSLQSPAAVEFQYTHQSYDYMHGGDSLPHDLENPEDLTEPSKDLTEASNFMWNANYDGSIFCAPKELGGCGGCILELKRILPMRWILELKMKAVELLGLYNGKQISLMPKDYDTGRQGLMKAACREGSDDNDLYCPALDDIQEDQELFKFQRHWAKGEPVIVRNVLKVTPNLSWEPMVMWRALCESLDLESSSKMSEVKAIDCLASCEVEIKTRQFFKGYMEGRIYHNFWPQMLKLKDWPPSDKFEDLLPRHCDEFISALPFQEYSDPKAGILNIAVKFPPGMLKPDLGPKTYIAYGTREELGRGDSVTKLHCDMSDAVNILTHTSEVSLTGEQHAAIKQLKHIHRKQDEREGLVRDEVNGEYGNSWKDEFDASKSNGLDKHAFESGEYEISDNEQNRVRLKGELTENETDNSGGGALWDIFRREDVPKLEEYLRRHYMEFRHTFCSPVKQVVHPIHDQSFYLTLEHKKKLKEEFGVEPWTFEQNVGEAVFIPTGCPHQVRNLKSCTKVAVDFVSPENIHECLRLNKEYRKLPKNHKAREDKLEIKKMIIYALDNAVKGLEELLAPS